One genomic window of Arthrobacter sp. KBS0703 includes the following:
- the nirB gene encoding nitrite reductase large subunit NirB: MTALAGRASRTKTVDSRRRLVVIGNGMAGARAVEEILARGGAVQYRITMFGDEPYGNYNRIMLSHVLSGEEDTGNIFLNSLAWYQENDITLHAGVRVDRIDRFAKLVFSDNGRATPYDVLVIATGSRSHRPPMDGMYTPGGRLLPGIFAFRTIDDTTGMVSYAQQDNNHRAVVIGGGLLGLEAARGLQSHDIDVEVVHSGGHLMNAQMGPDGGAVLRRSVEALGITVHTGSRTTAVLGADKVRGVRLRDRPDIECDMVVMAAGIRPNVDVAVTSGLPVERAIVVDDQMRVPDEDEIYAVGECVQHRGEVYGLVAPLWEQAAVLADHVTGANPKAAYLGSRTATKLKVAGVDVASMGLQAPERDTDEHVVFSEPSRGVFKSIVIRDSKIVGATLLGDSRKVAYLTQAFDRGLPLPDERVALLFDIGGPGEEAGVAELDGDAQVCNCNGVSKQALVDTVAGGCTTLGGVMEATRAGKGCGSCKLLVRQVVEWAADGAVEEEPAAAYYVPGVPLEKAALMAAIRERGLRSVSAVFAALAPGGAEDAKSKMGLASLLKMMWAGEYIDERDARFVNDRVHANIQRDGTFSVVPQMKGGVTSPEQLRRIADVADKYKIPMVKLTGGQRIDLLGVPKENLPKVWADLDMPSGYAYGKSFRTVKTCVGQEYCRFGTGDSTRLGIEIESRFQGIESPAKLKLAVSGCPRNCAESLVKDVGVVAVDGGRWEIYVGGAAGAHIRKGDLLATVDGPETVKLLAGRFMQYYRERANWLERTYAFVPRVGIEHLRAVIVDDAEGLAAQLDAAMQDSVDAYVDPWTERDDPFTPGQFRTSLPLEVLPQVPVR; this comes from the coding sequence ATGACCGCGCTGGCCGGCCGGGCCTCCCGGACCAAAACCGTTGATTCCCGCCGTCGGCTGGTGGTGATCGGCAACGGCATGGCGGGCGCGCGCGCCGTCGAGGAGATCCTGGCCCGCGGCGGGGCGGTGCAGTACCGGATCACCATGTTCGGTGACGAGCCTTACGGGAACTACAACCGGATCATGCTCAGCCACGTCCTCTCCGGCGAGGAGGACACCGGCAACATCTTTCTCAATTCGCTGGCCTGGTACCAGGAAAACGACATCACGCTGCACGCCGGCGTCCGGGTGGACAGGATCGACCGTTTCGCCAAGCTGGTGTTTTCCGACAACGGCCGGGCCACCCCGTACGACGTCCTGGTCATCGCCACCGGCAGCCGCTCGCACCGGCCGCCCATGGACGGCATGTACACGCCGGGCGGGCGGCTGCTGCCCGGGATCTTCGCGTTCCGCACCATCGACGACACCACGGGCATGGTGTCGTACGCCCAGCAGGACAACAATCACCGCGCCGTGGTGATCGGCGGCGGGCTTTTGGGACTGGAGGCCGCGCGCGGGCTGCAAAGCCACGACATCGACGTGGAGGTGGTCCACTCCGGCGGGCATCTGATGAACGCGCAGATGGGGCCCGACGGCGGGGCGGTGCTGCGCCGCAGCGTGGAAGCCCTCGGCATCACGGTCCACACGGGCAGCCGGACCACGGCCGTGCTGGGCGCGGACAAGGTCCGCGGCGTCCGGCTGCGGGACAGGCCGGACATCGAATGCGACATGGTGGTGATGGCCGCCGGCATCCGGCCCAACGTGGACGTCGCCGTCACGAGCGGCCTGCCCGTGGAGCGCGCCATCGTGGTGGACGACCAGATGCGCGTGCCCGACGAGGACGAGATCTACGCGGTGGGAGAGTGTGTTCAGCACCGCGGCGAGGTGTACGGCCTGGTGGCGCCGCTGTGGGAGCAGGCCGCCGTGCTGGCCGACCACGTCACCGGCGCCAATCCGAAAGCGGCCTACCTGGGTTCCCGGACCGCCACCAAACTCAAGGTGGCCGGCGTCGATGTCGCCTCCATGGGGCTGCAGGCTCCCGAACGGGACACCGATGAACACGTGGTCTTTTCGGAGCCGAGCCGCGGGGTCTTCAAGTCCATCGTGATCCGGGACAGCAAGATCGTGGGCGCCACGCTGCTCGGGGACAGCCGCAAAGTGGCATATCTGACGCAGGCGTTCGACCGCGGCCTGCCGCTGCCCGATGAACGCGTTGCGCTGCTGTTCGACATCGGCGGCCCGGGCGAAGAAGCGGGAGTGGCCGAACTGGACGGCGACGCGCAGGTCTGCAACTGCAACGGCGTCAGCAAGCAGGCGCTGGTGGATACGGTGGCCGGTGGCTGCACCACGCTGGGCGGAGTCATGGAGGCCACTCGGGCGGGCAAGGGCTGCGGTTCGTGCAAGCTGCTGGTCCGGCAGGTAGTGGAGTGGGCCGCCGACGGCGCCGTGGAGGAGGAGCCCGCGGCGGCGTACTACGTTCCGGGCGTGCCGCTGGAGAAGGCCGCGCTGATGGCGGCCATCCGCGAGCGGGGGCTGCGGTCCGTGTCCGCGGTGTTCGCCGCGCTGGCCCCGGGCGGCGCCGAGGACGCGAAATCCAAGATGGGCCTGGCCTCGCTGCTCAAGATGATGTGGGCCGGCGAGTACATTGACGAGCGCGACGCCCGGTTCGTCAACGACCGCGTCCACGCCAATATCCAGCGCGACGGCACGTTCTCCGTGGTGCCGCAGATGAAGGGCGGCGTGACGTCACCGGAGCAGCTCCGCCGGATCGCCGACGTCGCGGACAAGTACAAGATCCCCATGGTGAAGCTGACCGGCGGGCAGCGGATTGACCTGCTGGGTGTTCCCAAGGAAAACCTGCCGAAGGTCTGGGCCGATCTCGACATGCCCTCCGGCTACGCGTACGGCAAGAGCTTCCGCACGGTGAAGACCTGCGTGGGGCAGGAGTACTGCCGCTTCGGCACGGGTGATTCCACCAGGCTGGGCATCGAGATCGAGTCGCGCTTCCAGGGCATCGAGTCGCCGGCGAAGCTGAAGCTGGCCGTGTCCGGCTGCCCGCGGAACTGCGCCGAGTCGCTGGTCAAGGACGTGGGGGTGGTGGCAGTGGACGGCGGCCGCTGGGAGATCTATGTGGGCGGGGCGGCCGGCGCGCACATCCGGAAGGGCGACCTGCTGGCCACGGTGGACGGCCCCGAGACCGTGAAGCTGCTGGCGGGCCGGTTCATGCAGTACTACCGCGAGCGCGCCAACTGGCTGGAACGGACCTACGCGTTCGTGCCGCGGGTGGGGATCGAGCACCTGCGGGCAGTGATTGTGGACGACGCGGAAGGCCTGGCCGCGCAGCTGGACGCCGCCATGCAGGACTCGGTGGACGCCTACGTTGACCCGTGGACTGAACGCGACGACCCCTTCACGCCCGGCCAGTTCCGCACCTCGCTCCCCCTTGAGGTCCTCCCCCAGGTGCCGGTCCGATGA
- the soxR gene encoding redox-sensitive transcriptional activator SoxR: MPHEAGATHPALTIGELSARSGVAPSALHFYERNGLISSERTPGNQRRYGRDMLRRVAFIRVSQRVGIPLKDIRTALDSLPEGRTPTKRDWSRLSRLWRSELDARIEALHHLRQDLDGCIGCGCLSLKACRLQNPADELGTGGSGPRRWEPAPGLSLIHI; this comes from the coding sequence ATGCCACACGAGGCGGGCGCAACGCACCCGGCCCTGACCATCGGCGAGCTGTCAGCGCGGAGCGGCGTGGCGCCGTCGGCCCTTCATTTCTACGAACGCAACGGGCTCATCAGCTCGGAACGTACCCCGGGCAACCAGCGCCGCTACGGCCGGGACATGCTGCGCCGGGTGGCGTTCATCCGCGTCTCGCAGCGCGTGGGAATTCCGCTCAAGGACATCCGCACGGCATTGGATTCGCTGCCGGAGGGCCGCACTCCCACCAAGCGCGACTGGTCCAGGCTCTCGCGGCTGTGGCGCTCGGAACTGGACGCCCGCATCGAGGCCCTGCATCACCTGCGGCAGGACCTGGACGGGTGCATCGGCTGCGGCTGCCTCAGCCTCAAGGCCTGCCGGCTGCAGAATCCGGCCGATGAACTCGGCACCGGCGGTTCCGGTCCGCGCCGCTGGGAACCCGCCCCCGGCCTGTCTCTTATACACATCTAG
- a CDS encoding Lrp/AsnC family transcriptional regulator — translation MELSEEDLALIHALQIAPRVSWADAAEILGVHATTLAARWERLRAAGASWITAHLIGDPKQMCLAFVAVDCEMNRREDVTARLAAMPEIVTVEEAASNRDLMLTVITGSLEEFSTNVVSRLKDIDGLLKYQTSLCTRLHAGGDSWRLNVLSRVQQASFRALAKPGPAEPERPDAVQAPLPASHLALLPFLAKDGRATAADIARALGRSPATVQRQLNRVLASGILSMRCEIAQRYSAFPVTCQWFVNVPAGQHEAAAAALRTIRNVRLSASTTGPTNFVIIMWLQTLADVMDAELALQQKVPGIELVESVVMLTTVKRVGWILNPDSTASGAVVVAAGSAQLGSS, via the coding sequence GTGGAACTCAGCGAGGAGGACCTTGCGCTCATCCATGCCCTGCAGATCGCACCGCGGGTGAGTTGGGCCGACGCCGCCGAGATCCTAGGCGTCCACGCCACCACGCTCGCGGCCCGGTGGGAGCGGCTGCGGGCGGCCGGCGCCTCCTGGATCACGGCGCACCTGATCGGTGACCCGAAACAGATGTGCCTCGCGTTCGTGGCCGTGGACTGCGAGATGAACCGCCGGGAGGACGTCACGGCCCGGCTCGCCGCGATGCCGGAGATCGTCACGGTGGAAGAGGCCGCAAGCAACCGGGACCTCATGCTGACCGTCATCACGGGATCGCTGGAGGAGTTCAGCACCAACGTGGTCTCCCGGCTGAAGGACATTGACGGCCTGCTCAAATACCAGACGTCACTGTGCACGAGGCTGCACGCCGGTGGTGATTCCTGGCGGCTGAACGTGCTGAGCCGTGTGCAGCAGGCATCCTTCAGGGCACTCGCGAAACCCGGGCCCGCGGAGCCCGAGCGTCCCGACGCCGTGCAGGCGCCGCTGCCCGCGAGCCACCTGGCCCTGCTGCCGTTCCTCGCCAAGGACGGGCGTGCGACTGCGGCCGACATCGCTCGTGCGCTCGGCCGCAGCCCGGCAACGGTCCAGCGGCAGCTGAACCGCGTGCTGGCCAGCGGGATCCTGTCCATGCGGTGCGAGATTGCGCAAAGGTATTCGGCCTTTCCCGTGACGTGCCAGTGGTTCGTCAACGTCCCGGCCGGGCAGCACGAAGCCGCCGCGGCCGCCCTCCGGACCATCCGGAACGTGCGGCTGAGCGCCTCAACCACGGGGCCTACGAACTTCGTGATCATCATGTGGCTCCAGACCCTGGCCGACGTGATGGATGCCGAACTTGCCCTGCAGCAGAAGGTCCCCGGCATCGAACTGGTCGAAAGCGTCGTCATGCTGACAACCGTCAAGCGGGTGGGCTGGATCCTGAACCCGGACTCGACGGCGAGCGGCGCCGTCGTCGTTGCTGCCGGATCCGCCCAACTGGGTAGCAGCTGA
- the cycA gene encoding D-serine/D-alanine/glycine transporter — protein MSERTTTVPVQSPTETAAAGKGEHLARALSNRHIQLLAIGGAIGTGLFMGSGKTISLAGPSVIFVYMIIGFMLFFVMRAMGEILLSNLNYKSFSDFAGDLLGPWAGFFTGWSYWFFWVVTGVADIVAIAGYVDKLAPGTPLWIPALITPVVLILLNLPTVKAFGEAEFWFAIIKVVAIIALIATGVIMIATHFTSPSGAVASLANIWNDGGMFPHGMFGFILGFQIAIFAFAGIELVGTAAAETKDPEKNLPRAINSIPIRVLLFYVGALVVIMAVNPWRSIDPASSPFIGMFTLAGLGIAAVVINLVVLTSAASSANSGIYSTSRMVYGLAQDGNAPKSFGKLSVRKVPQNALLFSCIFLLAGLVLLYAGDSVIGAFTVVTSVASVLTMFVWSMILVSYIAFRRRRPELHASSSFKMPGGSFMPYVVLAFFVFMLVALAQADDTRLALVVAPLWFLLLGAAWYFNRQTPLQQARIAEWTADSTARAASPAAKA, from the coding sequence ATGTCTGAACGCACCACCACCGTTCCCGTTCAATCCCCCACAGAAACTGCCGCAGCCGGCAAGGGCGAGCACCTCGCCCGGGCCCTGAGCAACCGCCACATCCAGCTCCTGGCCATCGGCGGCGCAATCGGCACCGGGCTCTTCATGGGCTCCGGCAAGACCATCTCCCTGGCCGGGCCTTCCGTGATCTTCGTGTACATGATCATCGGCTTCATGCTGTTCTTCGTCATGCGCGCCATGGGCGAGATCCTGCTCTCCAACCTGAACTACAAGTCCTTCAGCGATTTCGCGGGCGACCTCCTGGGTCCCTGGGCCGGATTCTTCACGGGCTGGTCCTACTGGTTCTTCTGGGTGGTGACGGGCGTGGCCGACATCGTGGCGATCGCCGGCTACGTCGACAAGCTGGCCCCCGGCACGCCCCTGTGGATTCCCGCGCTGATTACGCCAGTGGTCCTGATCCTGCTGAACCTTCCCACGGTCAAGGCCTTCGGCGAAGCGGAGTTCTGGTTTGCGATCATCAAGGTGGTGGCGATCATCGCCCTGATCGCCACCGGCGTCATCATGATCGCCACCCACTTCACCTCGCCCAGCGGCGCGGTGGCCAGCCTTGCCAACATCTGGAACGACGGCGGGATGTTCCCGCACGGGATGTTCGGCTTCATCCTCGGCTTCCAGATCGCCATCTTCGCCTTCGCCGGCATCGAACTGGTCGGCACGGCGGCAGCTGAAACCAAGGACCCCGAAAAGAACCTCCCCCGGGCCATCAACTCCATTCCCATCCGCGTCCTGCTCTTCTACGTCGGCGCACTCGTGGTCATCATGGCCGTCAACCCCTGGCGTAGCATCGACCCCGCCAGCAGCCCGTTCATCGGCATGTTCACCCTTGCCGGCCTGGGGATCGCCGCCGTGGTCATCAACCTGGTGGTCCTGACGTCCGCCGCGTCCAGCGCCAACTCCGGCATCTACTCAACCTCGCGCATGGTCTACGGCCTGGCCCAGGACGGCAACGCCCCGAAATCCTTCGGCAAGCTGAGCGTCCGCAAGGTCCCGCAGAACGCCCTCCTGTTCTCCTGCATCTTCCTGCTGGCCGGGCTGGTCCTGCTGTACGCGGGCGACTCCGTGATCGGCGCCTTCACCGTGGTCACCTCAGTGGCGTCCGTCCTCACCATGTTCGTCTGGTCCATGATCCTGGTCAGCTACATCGCGTTCCGCCGCCGGCGCCCGGAACTGCACGCGTCGTCGTCGTTCAAGATGCCCGGCGGTTCCTTCATGCCGTACGTCGTCCTGGCGTTCTTCGTGTTCATGCTCGTGGCCTTGGCCCAGGCTGACGACACGCGGCTCGCCCTGGTGGTTGCCCCGCTGTGGTTCCTGCTGTTGGGCGCGGCCTGGTACTTCAACCGCCAGACACCCCTGCAGCAGGCCCGGATCGCGGAATGGACGGCGGACTCCACCGCCCGCGCCGCGTCGCCCGCGGCCAAGGCCTAG
- a CDS encoding cyclopropane-fatty-acyl-phospholipid synthase family protein has translation MTDHQHSPEGQAAAGRAKEGHDSAAQLWDEMYRSRTRVWSGRPNPQLVAEAAGLAPGTALDVGCGEGADALWLAEHGWTVTAVDVSAVALERAAAHAADSRSGHRVTWLQRNLETWVPEERFDLVSAQFLHSTEMPWQRSHRIAADAVRPGGTLLVVGHHPDGLPPWARHAAGSHDTDSHLGTQRYFTAEQLVAELGIAPPEWSVEVAESREREATGPDGQVAILADAVLRATRLKAAD, from the coding sequence ATGACCGACCACCAGCACTCCCCCGAAGGTCAGGCCGCAGCGGGCCGCGCCAAAGAAGGGCACGACAGCGCCGCGCAGCTTTGGGACGAAATGTACCGGAGCCGGACCCGGGTGTGGAGCGGCCGGCCCAACCCGCAGCTCGTCGCCGAAGCCGCCGGCCTCGCACCCGGAACCGCGCTGGACGTCGGCTGCGGCGAAGGCGCGGACGCCCTCTGGCTCGCGGAGCACGGCTGGACGGTGACCGCGGTGGATGTGTCCGCCGTCGCGCTGGAACGGGCGGCCGCCCACGCGGCAGACTCAAGGTCCGGCCACCGCGTCACGTGGCTGCAGCGGAACCTGGAAACATGGGTACCCGAGGAGCGGTTCGACCTCGTCTCCGCACAATTCCTGCACTCCACGGAAATGCCCTGGCAGCGGTCACACCGGATTGCCGCGGACGCCGTGCGGCCGGGCGGGACGCTGCTTGTGGTGGGGCACCACCCGGACGGCCTGCCGCCGTGGGCCAGGCATGCAGCGGGCAGCCACGACACCGACAGCCACCTGGGAACGCAGAGGTATTTCACCGCTGAGCAGCTGGTGGCCGAACTCGGCATCGCGCCGCCTGAGTGGAGCGTGGAGGTGGCGGAAAGCCGGGAACGGGAAGCCACCGGCCCCGACGGGCAGGTGGCCATCCTCGCCGACGCCGTCCTCCGCGCCACCCGGCTGAAGGCCGCCGACTAA
- a CDS encoding DUF1801 domain-containing protein, which produces MDYTADPRVDAYIDALPQWQQAVCREVRELVHAADPEVAETIKRTRQPYFELQGNICALLAAKDHVNVFLYDGGLTPDPEHLITGGHENKTGRTVAFSEGESINAPALTDMFRSIIATNRAGGWRRIKKDQ; this is translated from the coding sequence ATGGACTACACCGCAGATCCGCGTGTGGACGCCTACATCGATGCGCTGCCCCAGTGGCAGCAGGCCGTGTGCCGGGAGGTCCGCGAGCTGGTCCACGCCGCCGATCCGGAGGTGGCGGAAACCATCAAGCGCACCCGCCAGCCCTACTTCGAGCTCCAGGGAAACATCTGCGCGCTTCTCGCCGCCAAGGACCACGTCAACGTTTTCCTCTACGACGGCGGGCTGACCCCTGACCCGGAGCACCTCATCACCGGAGGGCACGAGAACAAGACGGGCCGCACGGTGGCCTTCTCCGAAGGCGAGTCGATCAACGCCCCGGCGCTGACCGACATGTTCAGGTCCATCATCGCCACCAACCGCGCCGGCGGCTGGCGCAGGATTAAGAAGGACCAATAG
- a CDS encoding molybdopterin oxidoreductase, whose translation MTLKNLFLQGIFPFDGAGLEKPVPIHSQLSHYVPDGVINQTLYFRGGNSSAELVTVVLMRDGVPMRYFPIGAKGDVHVPLRVVEDIDGGSLIELRLLADTGVSGAVVIDMGMVEH comes from the coding sequence GTGACCTTGAAGAACCTCTTCCTCCAGGGCATCTTCCCCTTCGACGGAGCCGGCCTGGAAAAGCCGGTGCCCATCCACAGCCAGCTCTCGCACTACGTTCCCGACGGCGTGATCAACCAGACGCTGTATTTCCGGGGCGGCAACTCCTCCGCCGAGCTGGTCACAGTGGTGCTGATGCGGGACGGTGTGCCCATGCGGTACTTCCCCATCGGGGCCAAGGGCGACGTCCACGTTCCGCTCCGGGTGGTGGAGGACATCGACGGCGGTTCGCTGATCGAGCTCAGGCTCCTGGCGGACACCGGAGTCAGCGGCGCCGTGGTGATTGACATGGGCATGGTGGAACACTGA
- a CDS encoding MBL fold metallo-hydrolase — protein sequence MDTLIHSLRDITIRRISVSEMDNNVYLLTARTSGAQLLIDAADDLPAIQSMLANASADTSATPKLELVATTHQHWDHVRALPGLVEATGARTAAGTDDAPELPVTVDVLLDHGDVGNFDGFDVTAVHLRGHTPGSIALVYQDPEGPAHIFSGDSLFPGGVGNTQNDPARFAQLLSDVTERLFNVYPDDTVVHPGHGKPTTLGAERPHLAEWRSRGW from the coding sequence ATGGACACGCTTATTCACTCACTCCGGGACATCACCATCCGCCGCATTTCGGTCAGCGAGATGGACAACAACGTGTATCTGCTCACCGCCAGGACGTCCGGTGCGCAGCTGCTGATCGACGCCGCTGACGATCTTCCTGCGATTCAGTCGATGCTCGCGAACGCCTCGGCAGACACCTCGGCGACGCCGAAGCTGGAGCTGGTGGCCACCACACACCAGCATTGGGACCATGTCAGGGCACTGCCCGGCCTGGTGGAGGCAACCGGGGCCCGGACTGCCGCGGGAACCGACGACGCGCCGGAACTTCCGGTGACGGTCGACGTACTGCTGGACCACGGGGACGTCGGCAACTTCGACGGCTTCGACGTGACGGCAGTGCATCTCCGCGGGCACACGCCGGGGTCCATTGCACTGGTTTACCAGGATCCGGAAGGCCCCGCCCACATCTTTTCCGGGGACTCGCTGTTCCCGGGCGGCGTGGGCAATACGCAGAACGATCCTGCGCGGTTCGCCCAGCTGCTCAGCGACGTGACCGAGCGGCTGTTCAACGTGTATCCGGACGACACCGTGGTGCATCCGGGCCACGGCAAGCCCACCACGCTGGGTGCGGAGCGCCCGCACCTGGCCGAGTGGCGGTCCCGCGGCTGGTGA
- a CDS encoding Rieske 2Fe-2S domain-containing protein, whose product MSTDLSPGQGAGQGAGQGTGQGAGLHHLGPLDQVPVGEGRAFGVAGEQIAVFRLRDGSLRAVSAICPHKGGPIADGTIDQAVVMCPLHQHAFELDTGCSTTGAGPLRSYPVFADGNRNIVLQLP is encoded by the coding sequence ATGAGCACCGACCTGAGCCCCGGACAGGGCGCCGGCCAGGGCGCCGGCCAGGGCACCGGCCAGGGCGCCGGCCTGCACCACCTTGGCCCGCTGGACCAGGTTCCCGTGGGCGAGGGCCGCGCGTTTGGGGTGGCGGGCGAGCAGATCGCGGTGTTCCGCCTCCGGGACGGTTCGCTCCGCGCCGTCTCCGCCATCTGTCCGCACAAGGGCGGCCCGATCGCCGACGGCACCATCGACCAGGCAGTGGTGATGTGCCCGCTGCACCAGCACGCCTTTGAGCTGGATACCGGATGCTCCACCACCGGCGCCGGCCCGCTGCGCAGCTATCCGGTGTTCGCGGACGGGAACCGGAACATCGTCCTGCAGCTGCCCTGA
- a CDS encoding dihydrofolate reductase family protein — translation MARLVAEMTMSLDGYIALPDDSVNGLFDWYSNGPVAVPTARPDMTWHVTEASAEHLRRTMSTAGALLVGRRIFDITHGWDGQHPISCPIVVLSHSVPDGWPREGIPYTFVTTGFADAVKAATALAGDKDVGLAGPDVIRQAIDAGLVDEIRVNLAPWLLGEGIRFFDNLAAAPVKLEQTRAIQGDAVTHLYYRVLPRL, via the coding sequence ATGGCAAGGCTTGTCGCTGAAATGACGATGTCCCTGGACGGCTACATCGCCCTCCCGGACGACTCCGTGAACGGCCTCTTCGACTGGTACAGCAACGGGCCGGTGGCCGTGCCCACCGCCCGGCCGGACATGACCTGGCACGTCACGGAGGCGAGCGCAGAGCACCTGCGCCGCACCATGTCCACCGCGGGCGCCCTGCTGGTGGGCCGCAGGATTTTCGACATCACGCACGGCTGGGACGGGCAGCACCCCATCAGCTGCCCCATCGTGGTGCTCAGCCACTCCGTTCCGGACGGCTGGCCCCGCGAGGGAATCCCGTACACGTTCGTCACCACCGGGTTCGCCGACGCGGTCAAGGCCGCGACGGCGCTCGCCGGCGACAAGGATGTGGGCCTGGCCGGTCCCGACGTCATCCGGCAGGCCATCGACGCCGGGCTCGTGGACGAGATCCGGGTCAACCTGGCGCCCTGGCTGCTGGGCGAGGGGATCCGCTTTTTCGACAACCTCGCCGCGGCGCCGGTGAAACTGGAGCAGACCAGGGCGATCCAGGGCGACGCCGTCACCCACCTCTACTACAGGGTCCTGCCGCGCCTCTGA
- a CDS encoding MFS transporter → MTAIINPQRADRMSTGKTIVGTGIGNAVEWYDWAIYATFTPFIASQLFSKSDPASAVLSTLAIFAVGFVARPFGGFLFGWIGDRVGRKASMTLAVGLASLGSLMIGVAPTFAAVGAWASLMLLVARLVQGLAHGGELPSSQTYLSEMAPREHRGFWATLIYTSGTVGILFGTLLGAVLNMALSTEVMNAWGWRIPFLIGAAMGLYALIMRSKLHETDVFEGETATEKRAPIWPQIVRYRKQALQVIGLTVGLTVIYYIWGVVAPSYATTALKIDRGEALWAGVIGNIVFIAALPFWGKLSDRIGRKKVLWAGAIGAAVMHFPMTWLLKDSAWQLAVSMSVMLIFIAASAAIVPAVYAELFPTSIRTVGVGVPYSICVALFGGTAPYLQQWLGTTLQLPNLFNVYAVALLAVSAVFIFTIPETKGKDLTR, encoded by the coding sequence ATGACCGCCATCATCAACCCGCAGCGCGCGGACCGGATGTCCACCGGGAAGACCATCGTCGGCACCGGCATCGGCAACGCCGTCGAGTGGTACGACTGGGCCATCTACGCGACCTTCACGCCCTTCATCGCCAGCCAGCTCTTCAGCAAGTCGGATCCCGCATCAGCCGTGCTGTCCACCCTGGCGATTTTCGCCGTCGGCTTCGTGGCCCGCCCGTTCGGCGGGTTCCTCTTCGGCTGGATCGGCGACAGGGTGGGCCGCAAGGCCTCCATGACGCTCGCCGTCGGGCTCGCCTCGCTGGGAAGCCTGATGATCGGCGTCGCGCCGACGTTCGCCGCGGTCGGCGCGTGGGCGTCGCTCATGCTGCTGGTGGCCCGGCTGGTGCAGGGCCTGGCCCACGGCGGTGAGCTGCCGTCGTCGCAGACCTATCTCTCGGAGATGGCGCCCAGGGAGCACCGCGGATTCTGGGCCACGCTGATCTACACGTCCGGCACCGTGGGCATCCTGTTCGGCACGCTGCTGGGCGCCGTCCTGAACATGGCGCTGAGCACCGAGGTCATGAACGCCTGGGGCTGGCGGATCCCATTCCTGATCGGCGCCGCGATGGGCCTGTACGCGCTGATCATGCGCTCGAAGCTGCACGAGACGGACGTCTTCGAGGGGGAGACCGCCACGGAGAAGCGCGCGCCCATCTGGCCGCAGATTGTCCGATACCGCAAGCAGGCCCTGCAGGTGATCGGCCTGACGGTTGGCCTCACCGTGATCTATTACATCTGGGGCGTGGTGGCCCCCAGCTATGCCACAACCGCGTTGAAGATTGACCGCGGAGAAGCACTGTGGGCCGGCGTCATCGGCAACATCGTGTTCATTGCCGCCTTGCCGTTCTGGGGCAAGCTCTCAGACCGGATCGGCCGCAAGAAGGTGCTGTGGGCCGGGGCCATCGGAGCCGCCGTCATGCACTTCCCCATGACCTGGCTGCTGAAGGACTCTGCCTGGCAGCTGGCGGTGAGCATGTCCGTGATGCTCATCTTCATCGCCGCGAGCGCCGCCATTGTGCCCGCCGTCTACGCGGAGCTGTTCCCCACGAGCATCCGGACCGTGGGCGTGGGCGTGCCGTATTCCATCTGCGTGGCGCTGTTCGGCGGGACCGCTCCGTACCTGCAGCAGTGGCTCGGCACCACACTCCAGCTGCCCAACCTGTTCAACGTGTACGCGGTGGCGCTGCTGGCCGTGAGCGCGGTGTTCATCTTCACCATTCCCGAGACCAAGGGCAAGGACCTGACGCGCTGA